One part of the Arabidopsis thaliana chromosome 1 sequence genome encodes these proteins:
- a CDS encoding Peroxidase superfamily protein (Peroxidase superfamily protein; FUNCTIONS IN: peroxidase activity, heme binding; INVOLVED IN: oxidation reduction, response to oxidative stress; LOCATED IN: endomembrane system; EXPRESSED IN: root; CONTAINS InterPro DOMAIN/s: Haem peroxidase (InterPro:IPR010255), Plant peroxidase (InterPro:IPR000823), Peroxidases heam-ligand binding site (InterPro:IPR019793), Haem peroxidase, plant/fungal/bacterial (InterPro:IPR002016), Peroxidase, active site (InterPro:IPR019794); BEST Arabidopsis thaliana protein match is: Peroxidase superfamily protein (TAIR:AT1G49570.1); Has 4658 Blast hits to 4636 proteins in 311 species: Archae - 0; Bacteria - 0; Metazoa - 8; Fungi - 376; Plants - 4203; Viruses - 0; Other Eukaryotes - 71 (source: NCBI BLink).), whose translation MKLAVVSVVVILGVLVAWPVSAGRKDLPGAGGYGGDDDDDTKSLFPLDNLLSLNYYDRICPDFEKIVVTKVREWTKSDSSLGPALLRLIFHDCGVTGCDASVLLDYEGTERRSPASKTLRGFELIDDIKSEMEKSCPGKVSCADILTSASRAATVQLGGPYWPNVYGRRDSKHSYARDVEKVPSGRRDVTALLETFQSYGLNVLDLVVLSGAHTIGKASCGTIQSRLYNYNATSGSDPSIDAKYADYLQRRCRWASETVDLDPVTPAVFDNQYYINLQKHMGVLSTDQELVKDPRTAPLVKTFAEQSPQIFRQQFAVSMAKLVNVGVLTGEDRVGEIRKVCSKSNSRAY comes from the exons ATGAAGTTGGCCGTGGTCTCAGTCGTTGTCATACTCGGAGTTCTCGTGGCTTGGCCGGTATCGGCTGGCCGAAAAGACTTACCTGGAGCGGGAGGATACGGAGgcgatgacgatgatgatacAAAGTCATTGTTCCCTTTGGACAACCTATTATCGTTGAATTATTATGATAGGATTTGTCcagattttgagaaaatcgTTGTTACGAAAGTGAGGGAATGGACTAAGAGTGACTCTTCCCTTGGTCCCGCCCTCCTCCGCCTTATCTTCCACGATTGTGGCGTCACG GGATGTGATGCGTCTGTTCTTCTAGACTACGAAGGGACAGAGAGAAGATCTCCGGCTAGCAAAACACTAAGAGGCTTCGAGCTAATTGACGATATCAAGTCCGAGATGGAGAAATCATGCCCCGGCAAAGTATCCTGCGCCGACATCCTAACATCAGCCAGCCGTGCCGCCACCGTCCAACTTGGTGGTCCTTACTGGCCCAACGTCTACGGTCGTCGTGACTCCAAACACTCTTACGCTAGAGACGTAGAGAAAGTCCCTTCAGGCCGTCGTGATGTTACCGCCCTTCTCGAAACGTTTCAGTCATACGGTCTCAACGTCCTCGACCTAGTTGTCCTTTCCGGGGCCCACACCATCGGAAAAGCGTCCTGTGGCACCATCCAGTCGAGGCTTTACAACTACAACGCAACCAGTGGTTCAGATCCTTCGATTGACGCAAAATACGCTGATTACTTGCAACGCAGGTGTCGCTGGGCCTCTGAGACCGTCGATCTCGACCCTGTAACTCCAGCAGTGTTCGATAATCAGTACTACATTAATCTTCAGAAGCATATGGGAGTTTTGTCGACTGATCAGGAGCTTGTTAAGGACCCAAGGACTGCTCCGCTTGTAAAGACTTTCGCAGAGCAATCACCTCAGATATTCAGACAGCAGTTTGCTGTGTCCATGGCTAAGCTGGTCAACGTTGGAGTTCTCACTGGTGAAGATCGTGTCGGAGAGATCAGGAAGGTTTGCAGCAAATCTAACTCCAGAGCTTACTAA
- a CDS encoding uncharacterized protein (unknown protein; Has 24 Blast hits to 24 proteins in 8 species: Archae - 0; Bacteria - 0; Metazoa - 2; Fungi - 0; Plants - 22; Viruses - 0; Other Eukaryotes - 0 (source: NCBI BLink).) gives MAKSMRCKRVKRLRAIRREIVEKESFTLTREDAKSAAIEAALAAPKLPVRQAPVSPFMEVATPSSESASASTTIANDSDEEMDDEKKNKSLKPIGKKLKKKFKLGMKNRRSKGVLRGKRN, from the exons ATGGCGAAATCAATGAGATGCAAGAGGGTGAAGAGATTGAGAGcaataagaagagaaatagTGGAGAAGGAATCATTCACTCTAACGAGAGAAGACGCCAAATCCGCCGCTATTGAAGCCGCACTCGCTGCTCCGAAGTTACCAGTTCGTCAAGCCCCAGTTTCTCCGTTTATGGAAGTTGCGACGCCTTCCTCTGAGTCTGCATCTGCCTCCACTACAATCGCCAACGATAGTG ATGAGGAAATggatgatgagaagaaaaacaagtcgCTAAAACCTATTgggaagaagttgaagaagaagtttaagCTGGGGATGAAGAATCGTCGTAGTAAGGGTGTCCTTCGAGGCAAACGAAACTAA